One window of Akkermansia biwaensis genomic DNA carries:
- a CDS encoding MFS transporter: MTDQENMKAAVPDAAKRYMRYLLIMAGLGGLLYGVDVGVIAAALPYIEQTAGFNPSQLSQVVAAVLFGSVLSSLFAGYLADKMGRKALITIAAALFTLSIPVICLSQEVFGIMLLGRILQGASAGIVGVVVPLYLAECLSAESRGKGTGMFQFLLTVGLVFAAVIGLFAAKYVGGVEDSGVSEEELASAKVFAWQAIFWVCAIPGLFLFFGSFRLSESPRYLFRRGRKDEAMAVLVRSYGEVRAQEVFDEMVHIEEEEKLKAEELKKQSSSGESLLQRKYVYPFILAVLVLAFTQATGINSVLNYSVKVFQQAGLEGTTANWADFTIKVVNCLMTIVAMMLVDRKGRKFLLKIGTAGIVVGLLGTGFLFNNVEKARKDVTSDVAALLAQQSPAVQKQFEEGKEVDSIRTLQLERTPDSTFVKDLLSKNGMTDKDINRMQLIITYDQPEANPAWYQFLMGSSTQLSVVEFSELTKDPKDIKKEEDKASLAVIKAVPDSTNKMVVAGKDGYAMKPVSILKAELGEKPDSSVGWGVTAFFIIFIAFYATGPGVCVWLALSELMPARIRSNGMAIALLINQLVSTVIAGSFLPWVGSCGYSGVFFTLGGITVLYFITVAFFLPETKGRSLEEIEGYFATGKMPEDLKMIGEGIEAEE, encoded by the coding sequence ATGACAGACCAAGAAAACATGAAGGCCGCCGTCCCGGATGCGGCCAAGCGGTACATGCGCTACCTCCTCATCATGGCCGGTTTGGGCGGCCTTCTCTACGGTGTGGATGTCGGCGTCATTGCTGCTGCGCTCCCTTACATTGAGCAGACGGCCGGGTTTAATCCCTCCCAGCTTTCCCAGGTGGTGGCCGCCGTGCTTTTCGGCAGCGTGCTTTCCTCCCTGTTTGCGGGCTATCTGGCCGACAAGATGGGGCGCAAGGCTTTGATTACGATTGCCGCCGCCCTATTTACGCTGAGTATTCCCGTGATCTGCCTGTCTCAGGAAGTGTTCGGCATCATGCTGCTGGGCCGCATTCTGCAGGGCGCCAGCGCCGGTATCGTCGGCGTGGTGGTTCCGCTGTATCTGGCGGAATGTCTGAGTGCGGAGTCCCGGGGCAAGGGCACGGGGATGTTCCAGTTCCTGCTGACGGTTGGCCTGGTGTTTGCCGCTGTGATAGGTCTGTTTGCCGCCAAATACGTGGGCGGCGTGGAAGATTCCGGCGTGAGCGAAGAAGAACTGGCTTCCGCAAAGGTGTTTGCCTGGCAGGCCATTTTCTGGGTGTGCGCCATTCCCGGCCTGTTCCTGTTTTTCGGTTCCTTCCGTTTGAGCGAATCCCCCCGTTATTTGTTCCGCCGCGGACGCAAGGATGAGGCCATGGCCGTGCTCGTCCGCAGTTATGGGGAAGTGCGCGCCCAGGAGGTGTTTGATGAAATGGTTCATATTGAGGAGGAAGAGAAGCTGAAGGCGGAAGAGCTGAAAAAGCAGAGTTCCTCCGGCGAATCCCTTCTTCAGCGCAAGTATGTATATCCCTTTATTCTGGCGGTTCTTGTGCTGGCATTCACGCAGGCTACGGGTATCAATTCCGTGCTGAACTATTCCGTGAAGGTGTTCCAGCAGGCTGGTCTGGAAGGCACGACTGCCAACTGGGCGGATTTCACCATCAAGGTGGTAAACTGCCTGATGACCATCGTCGCCATGATGCTGGTGGACCGCAAGGGCCGCAAGTTCCTGCTCAAGATCGGCACGGCCGGTATTGTGGTGGGCCTGCTTGGTACCGGTTTCCTGTTCAATAATGTGGAAAAGGCCCGCAAGGACGTGACTTCCGACGTGGCGGCTCTGCTGGCGCAGCAGAGTCCCGCCGTCCAGAAGCAGTTTGAAGAAGGCAAGGAAGTGGACAGCATCCGTACGCTGCAGCTGGAACGCACGCCTGATTCCACATTCGTCAAGGACCTGCTTTCCAAGAATGGCATGACGGACAAGGATATCAACAGGATGCAGCTGATCATCACTTACGACCAGCCGGAAGCCAATCCCGCATGGTATCAGTTCCTGATGGGTTCTTCCACGCAGCTTTCCGTCGTGGAGTTTTCCGAATTGACGAAGGATCCCAAGGATATCAAGAAGGAAGAGGACAAAGCCTCCCTGGCCGTCATCAAGGCGGTGCCGGATTCCACCAACAAGATGGTCGTAGCCGGCAAGGACGGCTATGCCATGAAGCCCGTTTCCATCCTGAAGGCGGAGTTGGGTGAAAAGCCGGATTCCTCGGTGGGCTGGGGCGTCACTGCCTTCTTCATCATCTTCATCGCCTTTTATGCGACGGGCCCGGGCGTTTGTGTCTGGCTGGCCCTGTCCGAGCTGATGCCTGCCCGCATCCGTTCCAATGGCATGGCCATTGCCCTGCTGATCAACCAGCTTGTGTCCACGGTGATTGCCGGTTCCTTCCTCCCGTGGGTGGGAAGCTGCGGCTATTCCGGCGTGTTCTTTACGCTGGGCGGCATTACGGTGCTGTACTTCATCACGGTGGCCTTCTTCCTGCCTGAAACCAAGGGCCGTTCTCTTGAAGAAATTGAAGGCTACTTTGCTACAGGCAAGATGCCGGAAGATCTCAAGATGATCGGTGAAGGCATTGAAGCGGAAGAATAA
- a CDS encoding ankyrin repeat domain-containing protein: MRQMAGSVLLASVAALMAVPLADAEERTIRLTEEEKQELREANERLLPLTFRFLYDSWPLDIMSPGKMQEEFNSILQCYQMMEQFRETGRLLLQTPGRNTPLHLCIAMGLNKLAVRMIEAGAPVNAQTVFLHDGIKDPGDTPLIWACSAGIYQDSAAADRLPVVQALLSHGADPDLPGTGGITPFMWAAVLNNSDPEQEKIALALLDAGNPDLKRRLNAHARGTGFSSLSTAILKRLIEAGCDVNERFFVSKQSPLHLLCTREEPPERVIPLIELLIKAGADPNQLDVDGLTPLMACNSPEIALCLMNNGANPSLRNEDGQTAYDFHMKNGYREIAEAIKKWQSAQKKTARDQ, translated from the coding sequence ATGAGACAGATGGCAGGTTCTGTTCTGCTCGCGTCCGTGGCGGCCCTCATGGCAGTTCCGCTGGCAGACGCGGAGGAGAGAACGATCCGACTTACAGAAGAGGAAAAACAGGAACTCAGGGAGGCGAACGAACGTCTGCTGCCCCTCACGTTCCGCTTCCTGTATGACTCCTGGCCTCTGGATATCATGTCCCCCGGTAAAATGCAGGAGGAATTCAACTCCATCCTGCAATGCTACCAAATGATGGAGCAATTCCGGGAAACGGGCAGGCTCCTTCTTCAGACTCCGGGCCGCAACACGCCCCTGCACCTCTGCATCGCCATGGGCCTGAACAAGCTGGCTGTCCGGATGATAGAAGCGGGAGCCCCCGTCAACGCCCAAACCGTTTTCCTGCATGACGGCATAAAGGACCCTGGAGACACGCCCCTCATCTGGGCATGTTCGGCGGGCATTTACCAGGACTCGGCGGCAGCGGACAGGCTCCCCGTGGTACAAGCCCTGCTCAGCCACGGGGCGGACCCCGATCTGCCGGGGACGGGAGGCATTACCCCCTTCATGTGGGCCGCCGTCCTCAACAACTCTGACCCGGAACAGGAAAAAATCGCGCTGGCCCTGCTGGACGCCGGCAACCCGGATCTCAAGCGCAGACTGAACGCCCATGCGCGCGGAACAGGATTCTCCAGCCTTTCCACGGCTATTCTCAAACGGTTGATCGAGGCAGGCTGCGATGTAAACGAACGTTTTTTTGTCAGCAAACAATCGCCCCTCCACTTGCTCTGCACCAGAGAAGAACCGCCGGAGCGAGTGATTCCGCTCATTGAACTCCTCATCAAGGCAGGAGCGGACCCCAACCAACTGGATGTGGACGGCCTGACGCCGCTGATGGCCTGCAATTCCCCGGAAATAGCCCTCTGCCTCATGAACAACGGCGCCAACCCCTCCCTCCGCAACGAAGACGGCCAGACGGCCTATGACTTCCACATGAAAAACGGGTATCGGGAAATTGCGGAAGCCATCAAAAAATGGCAGTCGGCACAGAAAAAAACTGCACGGGACCAGTAA
- the hemL gene encoding glutamate-1-semialdehyde 2,1-aminomutase translates to MNQSAQLFSRARAVIPGGVNSPVRAFRNVDGDPFFVQSAKGAYITDADGRQLIDYIGTWGPAILGHAPEPVLNAVHAAVNRGLGYGIPAPSEVDMAEMIVRMVPSVEKVRMVNSGTEATMSAIRLARGYTGRRKIIKFIGCYHGHVDSLLVAAGSGALTFGEPDSAGVPREMTQLTITVPYNDREAVKKAFELHGRDIAAVILEPFPANAGLYFPQNGFLHFLRKITRQYDSLLIFDEVMTGFRVAPGGVQQLHGITPDLTCMGKVIGGGLPVGAFGGRAEIMDCLSPLGSVYQAGTLSGNPVAMAAGLAQLRELLEGNAYDRLEQLGARLEAGIREAIRKHGRNYTFHRAGSMFCLFFTEEEVYDLDTAQKASKALFKPFFWNMLEQGVYFAPSPYETGFISLAHTEEDIDRTVEAVHASLSRLG, encoded by the coding sequence ATGAATCAATCCGCCCAGCTCTTCTCCCGCGCGCGCGCCGTCATACCGGGCGGCGTCAACTCCCCCGTCAGGGCCTTCCGCAACGTGGACGGCGATCCCTTCTTCGTCCAATCCGCCAAAGGCGCCTACATCACGGATGCGGACGGCCGCCAGCTCATCGACTACATCGGCACGTGGGGCCCCGCCATCCTGGGACACGCCCCGGAACCCGTCCTGAACGCCGTACATGCCGCCGTAAACCGGGGACTGGGCTATGGAATCCCCGCGCCGTCGGAGGTGGACATGGCGGAAATGATTGTCCGCATGGTGCCCTCCGTGGAAAAAGTGCGCATGGTCAACTCCGGCACGGAAGCCACCATGTCCGCCATCAGGCTGGCCCGCGGCTATACCGGACGCCGTAAAATCATCAAATTCATCGGCTGCTACCACGGGCACGTGGACTCCCTGCTCGTCGCGGCGGGTTCCGGCGCGCTTACCTTCGGGGAACCGGACAGCGCGGGCGTTCCCCGGGAAATGACGCAGCTCACCATCACCGTACCGTACAACGACCGGGAAGCCGTCAAAAAAGCCTTTGAACTCCATGGCCGGGACATTGCCGCCGTCATCCTGGAACCCTTCCCCGCCAACGCCGGCCTCTACTTCCCTCAAAACGGCTTCCTCCACTTCCTGAGGAAAATCACCCGCCAGTATGACTCCCTGCTCATCTTTGACGAAGTCATGACGGGCTTCCGCGTCGCCCCCGGCGGCGTCCAGCAGCTTCACGGCATCACGCCGGACCTCACCTGCATGGGCAAGGTCATCGGCGGCGGCCTTCCCGTGGGCGCCTTCGGAGGCCGGGCTGAAATCATGGACTGCCTTTCCCCGCTGGGCTCCGTGTACCAGGCTGGGACCCTCTCCGGAAACCCCGTGGCCATGGCGGCGGGACTGGCGCAGCTCCGGGAACTGCTGGAAGGAAACGCCTATGACCGCCTGGAGCAACTGGGGGCACGGCTGGAGGCAGGCATCCGGGAAGCCATCCGGAAACACGGCAGGAACTACACCTTCCACCGCGCAGGCTCCATGTTCTGCCTCTTCTTCACGGAAGAGGAAGTCTATGACCTGGACACAGCCCAGAAAGCCTCCAAGGCCCTCTTCAAACCCTTCTTCTGGAACATGCTGGAACAGGGTGTTTACTTTGCCCCTTCCCCCTATGAAACGGGATTCATCTCCCTGGCCCATACGGAAGAAGACATTGACCGCACGGTGGAAGCCGTGCATGCCAGCCTCTCCAGGCTCGGCTAA
- the rpsU gene encoding 30S ribosomal protein S21 has protein sequence MREVTVRKGEPIDRALKRLKTKLDVEGILDEMRRRRAFETPMDERRRKARSASKRNKVKWRFNNKSEEAAVETAEAAPVSAPEA, from the coding sequence ATGCGTGAAGTTACCGTAAGAAAAGGTGAACCTATCGATCGCGCTCTCAAGCGCCTCAAAACCAAGCTGGACGTCGAAGGCATTCTTGACGAAATGCGCCGCCGCCGTGCCTTTGAAACCCCGATGGACGAACGCCGCCGCAAGGCCCGTTCCGCCAGCAAGCGCAACAAAGTGAAATGGCGCTTCAACAACAAGAGCGAAGAAGCCGCCGTCGAAACCGCCGAAGCCGCTCCCGTTTCCGCTCCTGAAGCTTAA
- a CDS encoding PfkB family carbohydrate kinase produces the protein MNRLHTLIDGFPQVRILCIGDVMLDKFLYGSVTRISPEAPVPIMRMDRETRMLGGAGNVVSNLCALGCRTTFVSVVGDDANGRQVKAFLEDTCCTPELVECRDYETTVKIRFVAGKHHLLRADQEQELKMAPELAARFLERVDACLPDADLVLLSDYGKGLFDGETAPAVIARCRAAGKPVIVDPKGADYSRYGGATLVKPNMKEFQEATGVCLNPSAPGWEKATLEGAARLFDEFGIENLLVTLSEHGMIFIPSSNPADFVCIPTEAREVFDVSGAGDTSLASLGAALAAGATVPEALVVSNVAAGIVVGKFGTASVTGGELKEALEEKARKVSSWHHRNNILTAEAAAELAERFRKEKKVVGFTNGCFDLLHLGHLHSFMKAREACDVLFVGLNTDASIKRLKGENRPVNNEELRSLLLASLDFIDYVVLFDEDTALPLIEKLRPDVIAKEGYPLERWPEGQYVVSYGGRAVELPRLEGFSSTDIINRMKKRPE, from the coding sequence ATGAACCGGCTGCATACATTGATTGATGGATTTCCCCAGGTGCGCATTCTCTGCATCGGGGACGTGATGCTGGACAAGTTTCTGTACGGCAGCGTCACCCGGATTTCTCCGGAGGCACCCGTTCCCATCATGAGGATGGACAGGGAGACGCGCATGCTGGGCGGCGCGGGGAACGTGGTGTCCAATTTGTGCGCTCTGGGGTGCCGGACCACTTTTGTCAGCGTGGTGGGAGACGATGCGAATGGACGGCAGGTGAAGGCTTTTCTGGAAGATACGTGCTGCACCCCTGAGTTGGTGGAGTGCCGGGATTACGAGACGACGGTGAAGATCCGTTTTGTGGCGGGAAAACATCATTTGCTGAGGGCGGACCAGGAGCAGGAGTTGAAGATGGCGCCGGAACTGGCCGCCAGGTTCCTGGAACGGGTTGACGCCTGCCTGCCGGACGCCGATCTGGTGCTTTTGTCCGATTATGGCAAGGGCCTGTTTGACGGGGAAACCGCTCCCGCCGTGATTGCCCGGTGCCGTGCGGCCGGAAAGCCCGTCATCGTGGATCCCAAGGGAGCGGATTATTCCCGTTACGGCGGGGCTACTTTGGTGAAGCCGAATATGAAGGAGTTCCAGGAGGCCACGGGGGTTTGTTTGAATCCCTCCGCTCCGGGGTGGGAGAAGGCTACCCTGGAAGGCGCCGCGAGGTTGTTTGACGAGTTCGGCATTGAGAATTTGCTCGTGACTTTGAGCGAGCACGGCATGATTTTCATTCCCTCCTCTAATCCCGCCGATTTTGTGTGCATTCCCACGGAGGCACGCGAGGTGTTTGACGTATCCGGGGCAGGAGATACCTCCCTGGCCAGCCTGGGAGCGGCCCTGGCGGCGGGTGCCACGGTGCCGGAGGCGCTGGTCGTGTCCAATGTGGCCGCCGGAATAGTGGTGGGCAAGTTCGGCACGGCAAGCGTGACCGGGGGGGAGTTGAAAGAAGCGCTGGAGGAGAAAGCCCGCAAGGTTTCCTCCTGGCATCACCGGAACAATATCCTGACGGCGGAAGCCGCTGCGGAACTGGCGGAGCGCTTCCGGAAGGAAAAGAAGGTGGTGGGGTTTACGAACGGTTGTTTTGATCTTCTGCATCTGGGCCACCTGCATTCCTTCATGAAGGCGCGCGAGGCCTGCGACGTGCTTTTTGTGGGACTGAATACGGATGCTTCCATCAAACGACTGAAGGGAGAGAACCGGCCCGTTAATAACGAGGAACTCCGCTCCCTGTTGCTGGCGTCTCTGGATTTCATTGATTACGTGGTTCTTTTCGACGAGGATACCGCGCTTCCGCTGATCGAGAAGCTACGTCCGGACGTGATTGCCAAGGAGGGGTACCCTCTGGAACGCTGGCCGGAAGGGCAGTATGTGGTGTCCTATGGGGGCAGGGCCGTTGAGTTGCCCCGGCTGGAGGGTTTTTCCTCCACCGATATTATCAACCGCATGAAGAAGAGACCGGAATGA
- the gmhA gene encoding D-sedoheptulose 7-phosphate isomerase: protein MSDYIREQILGIADNFRALAALSGDIETVARVCTDTLRAGNKIMFCGNGGSAADSQHLAAELVGRYKLNRPAMNALALTVDTSILTAVGNDYGYDTVFARQLEGVGRAGDLLVGLSTSGNSRNIVLAMELARSMGIRTVALTGRGGGAMKEQADFCIAVPSDATNNIQEMHIAVGHLVCELVEQEMYGR from the coding sequence ATGAGCGATTACATCAGGGAACAGATTTTAGGGATAGCGGACAATTTCAGGGCACTGGCCGCTTTGTCCGGGGATATTGAAACGGTGGCGCGCGTCTGCACGGATACCCTTCGGGCCGGGAACAAGATCATGTTCTGCGGCAATGGCGGATCCGCCGCGGATTCCCAGCACCTGGCTGCGGAATTGGTGGGGCGCTACAAGTTGAACCGTCCGGCCATGAACGCCCTGGCCCTGACGGTGGATACGTCCATTCTGACCGCCGTAGGGAATGATTACGGGTATGATACCGTGTTTGCCCGGCAGCTTGAAGGCGTGGGGCGTGCAGGAGACCTGCTGGTGGGGCTTTCCACCAGTGGCAACAGCCGGAATATCGTGCTGGCGATGGAGCTGGCGCGGAGCATGGGCATCCGAACCGTAGCCCTTACGGGGCGGGGCGGAGGCGCCATGAAGGAGCAGGCGGATTTCTGCATTGCCGTTCCTTCCGATGCCACGAATAATATTCAGGAGATGCATATTGCCGTGGGCCATCTGGTCTGCGAGCTGGTTGAGCAGGAGATGTATGGACGGTAA
- a CDS encoding D-glycero-alpha-D-manno-heptose-1,7-bisphosphate 7-phosphatase, whose translation MDGKALFLDRDGVVNVDGGYVHRIEDFQLVPGILELCRRAKEKGYLVIVVTNQSGIGRGMFTEEDFLRLTDYMKEVFRNAGAEIADVFHCPSVDDGHPDRKPNPGLFLKACTAHGLDMASCVSVGDRERDIRAALSAGVGRNFLFSSGNGPTCATARVGTLNEVAARL comes from the coding sequence ATGGACGGTAAAGCCCTGTTTCTGGACCGGGACGGTGTGGTGAATGTGGACGGGGGGTATGTGCATCGCATTGAGGATTTTCAACTGGTGCCGGGAATTCTGGAGCTTTGCCGCCGGGCGAAGGAGAAGGGGTATTTGGTGATCGTGGTGACCAACCAGTCCGGCATAGGCCGCGGCATGTTTACGGAAGAGGATTTTTTACGGCTGACGGATTACATGAAGGAGGTGTTCCGCAACGCCGGGGCGGAGATTGCGGACGTGTTCCACTGCCCCAGCGTGGATGACGGCCATCCCGACCGGAAGCCGAATCCGGGCCTGTTTTTGAAAGCCTGTACCGCACACGGCCTGGATATGGCATCCTGCGTGTCCGTCGGCGACCGGGAACGGGATATTCGGGCAGCCCTTTCCGCCGGCGTGGGACGGAATTTTCTGTTTTCCTCCGGAAATGGGCCGACTTGCGCCACGGCCCGTGTCGGGACTTTAAACGAAGTGGCGGCGCGGTTGTAG
- a CDS encoding beta-N-acetylglucosaminidase domain-containing protein, with amino-acid sequence MNLIPFRSMMAVTALGAGLALPLFAQSSAPSTSSAAASGHAKKASRMPVYPIPQKMTRSGGSVTVPALKLIGAKDAPTMNALKSMFALSPNGLPVQMSIIKGSKKPAGNIPQKAGAYSLSVTPQGIRMTGYDDEGLFYAAQTLLQLAEKTPSGVTIPQVEVLDWPDVPFRGTIEGFYGLPWGQEGRISQFKFYGKYKMNTYIYGPKDDVFHGFSKRWREPYPADMAKDLKELVKIAKENKVNFVWAVHPGADIHWGEADRKAAVKKFEMMYDLGFRSFAVFFDDIGGEGAKPEGQVEFLNYLNKEFIHKKPDVTPLIVCPTAYSGGGGRYHEVMGEHLDKDIGIMWTGSGIVSDIRTPALKGINKFLQRPAFIWWNFPVTDYVRHALFLGRTYGVDADAMPYMQGFASNPMDKPEASKISLFSVANMTWNAKAYDSDKTWKDSIRILFPGCASAMQTFANHNSDGGPSGHNYRKEESVEIAPVVEQVLDQCRRGAKVADSKAFERLKAEFSKMAQAPDVIRAKSNNPAFVAEVEPWLIQFESLGKAGLNSMQMLEATEAGNSSAALNYAMEAACLLAEMQRYSKEISKAINKHVTEVTKKNSPWQTAVKPSELVMAPAVRELLDLGSTPVLSRVSGQAVGRVKPYVSTKLKNGIEKMLDDDPESYFYCKEVQKKGDFFGVDLGVPREIRTVSIVMGRNDSDKDAVNKGQLEVSMDGQSWSPLMPETSGVRVEYQGSGKKGRFVRYRATVQGVPGGKSDVWTAIRDFKVNAPAAPSVLTDAPAFKSAVAETGDRDISLKRIMEVHPLSPRKSLGLQIPAGAAVESASINLKTPDMKWAKLFISMDGKGWTEVPLKADGSAEIGGVVKGVKLVNAGSSPQEVTLEEFKLNLANKGKKDGNSGAAGDFNLATFLPVELSPERVEIPCTSPRANSAIVLSDGREATVQACGADGRWVPVGSLGKGKKVTTLNLKSVKKPVKAIGLTGKKDTSVNIFEVIWK; translated from the coding sequence ATGAACTTGATTCCCTTCCGATCCATGATGGCGGTCACGGCGCTCGGAGCCGGGCTTGCCCTGCCTCTGTTTGCCCAGTCTTCCGCCCCCTCCACTTCATCCGCGGCCGCATCCGGTCACGCGAAAAAAGCGTCCAGGATGCCGGTGTACCCCATTCCCCAGAAGATGACCAGGAGCGGCGGTTCCGTAACGGTCCCCGCGCTGAAGCTGATCGGCGCCAAGGATGCCCCCACCATGAACGCGTTGAAGAGCATGTTCGCGCTGTCTCCGAACGGGCTGCCCGTTCAGATGTCCATCATCAAGGGAAGCAAGAAGCCTGCCGGGAATATTCCGCAGAAGGCGGGCGCCTATTCCCTGAGCGTGACACCGCAGGGAATCCGGATGACGGGGTATGACGACGAGGGTCTGTTTTACGCGGCCCAGACCCTGCTTCAACTGGCGGAGAAGACGCCCTCCGGCGTGACGATTCCGCAGGTGGAGGTTCTGGACTGGCCGGATGTTCCGTTCCGCGGCACTATTGAAGGTTTTTACGGGCTGCCGTGGGGGCAGGAAGGCCGCATCAGCCAGTTCAAGTTTTACGGGAAGTACAAGATGAATACCTACATCTACGGCCCGAAGGACGACGTGTTTCACGGTTTTTCCAAGAGGTGGCGGGAACCTTATCCGGCGGATATGGCCAAGGATTTGAAGGAGCTGGTGAAGATCGCGAAGGAAAACAAGGTGAATTTCGTCTGGGCCGTGCACCCCGGTGCGGATATTCACTGGGGAGAGGCGGACCGGAAGGCGGCCGTGAAGAAGTTTGAGATGATGTATGATCTGGGGTTCCGCTCCTTTGCCGTGTTTTTTGACGACATTGGCGGGGAGGGTGCCAAGCCTGAAGGCCAGGTGGAGTTCCTGAATTACCTGAACAAGGAGTTTATCCACAAGAAGCCGGACGTAACCCCGCTGATCGTGTGCCCCACGGCGTATTCCGGCGGCGGAGGCCGTTATCACGAGGTGATGGGAGAACATTTGGACAAGGATATCGGCATCATGTGGACGGGGTCCGGCATCGTGAGCGATATCCGCACCCCGGCCCTGAAGGGAATCAACAAGTTTTTGCAGAGACCCGCTTTCATCTGGTGGAATTTCCCGGTAACGGATTACGTCCGCCATGCCCTGTTCCTGGGACGCACTTACGGCGTGGATGCGGATGCCATGCCGTACATGCAGGGGTTTGCCTCCAATCCGATGGACAAGCCGGAGGCCTCCAAGATTTCCCTGTTCAGCGTGGCGAACATGACCTGGAACGCCAAAGCGTATGATTCCGACAAGACGTGGAAGGACAGCATCCGCATTTTGTTCCCCGGTTGCGCCTCCGCGATGCAGACGTTTGCCAACCACAATAGCGACGGCGGTCCGAGCGGGCACAATTACCGCAAGGAGGAGTCCGTGGAGATCGCCCCCGTGGTGGAACAGGTGCTGGACCAGTGCCGCCGCGGCGCTAAGGTGGCGGACAGCAAGGCGTTTGAACGCCTGAAGGCCGAGTTTTCCAAGATGGCCCAGGCTCCGGACGTAATCCGGGCCAAGTCGAACAATCCCGCCTTTGTCGCGGAAGTAGAGCCCTGGCTGATCCAGTTTGAATCCCTCGGCAAGGCGGGGTTGAACAGCATGCAGATGCTGGAGGCCACGGAGGCGGGGAATTCCTCCGCGGCATTGAATTACGCCATGGAGGCCGCCTGCCTGCTGGCGGAGATGCAGCGCTACAGCAAGGAGATCAGCAAGGCCATCAACAAGCACGTGACGGAGGTGACCAAGAAGAATTCCCCGTGGCAGACGGCCGTCAAGCCGTCCGAACTGGTGATGGCCCCCGCCGTGCGCGAGTTGCTGGACCTGGGGTCCACTCCCGTGCTTTCCCGTGTGAGCGGTCAGGCCGTGGGGCGGGTGAAGCCCTACGTTTCCACCAAGCTGAAGAACGGCATTGAAAAGATGCTGGATGACGATCCCGAATCCTATTTTTACTGCAAGGAAGTGCAGAAGAAGGGCGACTTTTTCGGCGTGGACCTGGGCGTTCCCCGCGAGATACGCACCGTTTCCATCGTGATGGGCCGGAATGATTCTGACAAGGATGCCGTAAACAAGGGACAACTGGAAGTATCCATGGACGGACAGTCATGGTCGCCCCTGATGCCGGAAACGAGCGGCGTGCGCGTGGAATACCAGGGTAGTGGGAAAAAAGGCCGCTTTGTGCGCTACCGTGCCACGGTGCAGGGCGTTCCCGGCGGCAAGTCTGACGTGTGGACGGCCATCCGCGATTTTAAGGTGAACGCCCCCGCCGCTCCTTCCGTGCTGACGGACGCTCCCGCTTTCAAGAGCGCCGTGGCTGAGACCGGGGACAGGGATATTTCCCTGAAGCGCATCATGGAGGTGCACCCGCTGTCTCCCAGGAAGTCTCTGGGGCTTCAAATTCCTGCCGGAGCGGCTGTGGAGTCCGCGTCCATCAATCTGAAGACGCCGGATATGAAGTGGGCCAAACTGTTTATTTCCATGGACGGGAAGGGGTGGACGGAAGTGCCGCTGAAAGCGGACGGCTCCGCAGAGATCGGCGGAGTGGTGAAAGGAGTCAAGCTGGTGAATGCCGGTTCATCCCCGCAGGAGGTGACGCTGGAAGAGTTCAAGCTCAATCTTGCCAACAAGGGCAAGAAGGACGGCAACAGCGGCGCGGCCGGCGATTTCAACCTGGCTACGTTCCTGCCCGTGGAGTTGTCCCCGGAGCGGGTGGAGATTCCCTGCACTTCTCCGCGGGCGAATTCGGCCATCGTCCTGTCGGACGGCAGGGAAGCTACCGTTCAGGCTTGCGGCGCGGATGGCCGCTGGGTTCCCGTGGGCAGTCTGGGCAAGGGGAAAAAAGTGACCACCTTGAATTTGAAGTCCGTCAAGAAGCCGGTCAAGGCTATCGGCCTTACGGGCAAGAAGGATACTTCCGTGAATATTTTTGAGGTGATCTGGAAGTAG